Proteins found in one Leptospira saintgironsiae genomic segment:
- a CDS encoding L-dopachrome tautomerase-related protein, with amino-acid sequence MLKKWAIVFALVFTIVKCETGNLEDRTTLPKYPNSSLEKVIQLDRPPGNISASASGRLFFSFFPQGSPPIKVAELKNGQVLPFPNQNFQKNFNTVLSVRVDDKNRLWTLDYGNLAITRPKVYAFDIETGTTIHEFEFPVSIAPKDSLFNDMQIDTVTETIFITDTSPLIPDPGLVVYDITNKKARRLLKDHVSVVGERNEIVVNGSPFQVAGVSIIFNADSIALDQNREWLYFAPFTSGELYRAKTSVLRDSTLTAAQLAAQVEQYSLKSMSDGISIDKNGNIYVTDAEHSAVNLIDADKKITTLFKDPSFRWPDGFSYAPDGYMYLTCSALNEVFLQLDSVILSKGPYYIYRFKPEAEGIIGR; translated from the coding sequence ATGTTAAAAAAATGGGCCATAGTCTTTGCGTTGGTTTTTACAATCGTAAAATGCGAAACAGGAAATTTAGAAGATAGGACAACGTTACCAAAGTATCCGAATTCTTCTTTAGAAAAAGTAATCCAGTTAGATCGTCCTCCTGGCAATATCAGCGCATCTGCATCCGGAAGGCTCTTCTTCTCCTTCTTTCCCCAAGGTTCTCCACCCATCAAAGTTGCTGAGTTAAAGAATGGCCAGGTCCTTCCATTTCCGAACCAAAACTTTCAGAAAAATTTTAATACAGTTCTTTCAGTCAGAGTAGATGATAAAAATCGGCTTTGGACCCTGGATTATGGCAATCTGGCAATAACAAGACCAAAGGTTTATGCTTTCGATATTGAAACTGGAACGACCATTCATGAGTTTGAATTCCCAGTTTCTATCGCTCCCAAGGATTCTTTGTTCAACGATATGCAAATTGATACAGTTACAGAGACAATATTTATCACAGATACAAGTCCTTTGATCCCAGATCCAGGACTCGTGGTATATGATATCACAAACAAAAAAGCAAGACGCCTTTTGAAAGATCATGTCTCCGTCGTTGGGGAAAGAAACGAGATCGTAGTGAACGGATCTCCTTTCCAAGTAGCAGGAGTTTCTATTATATTTAATGCAGACTCTATCGCGTTAGATCAAAATAGGGAATGGTTATATTTTGCTCCTTTCACTTCAGGCGAATTATATCGTGCTAAAACCAGTGTTTTAAGGGATTCTACGTTAACTGCTGCTCAACTCGCAGCACAAGTCGAACAATATTCTTTAAAATCGATGAGTGATGGGATCAGTATTGATAAGAACGGAAACATATATGTGACCGACGCGGAGCATTCTGCAGTGAATCTGATCGATGCAGATAAAAAGATCACCACATTATTCAAGGATCCAAGCTTCCGTTGGCCCGACGGCTTTAGTTATGCTCCTGATGGATATATGTATTTAACCTGCAGTGCGTTAAACGAAGTTTTCCTACAACTGGATAGCGTAATCCTAAGCAAGGGGCCTTACTATATCTATAGATTCAAACCAGAAGCGGAAGGGATTATAGGCAGATAA
- a CDS encoding MFS transporter, with product MRENQVKVYGYRWVILGLYALITAIIQIQWLTFAPIAREAKVFYDVSSLQIDLLSLIFMGVFVLMAIPASYIIDTYGIKIGVGVGAVLTGIFSLSKGVYADNFNIVIASQIGLAIAQPFILNAVTKVSVQWFPITERATAVAIGTLAQFVGIILVMAITPRMLGEVNPNPQEIPGILLNYGLVAMVGAVVFLAFFKEKPPTAPDNSNLRDSKFKVFEGLKHILSQKDMRKSLLLFLIGLGVFNAVSTCIDQICETKHLNMTQSGEIAGMMLMSGIIAGIFVPLISDKIGKRQPFLVISMAGFLPGMLLFSLANDYTLVLTGAFLIGFFLLGIGAPIGFQYCAEITSPAPESSSQGLLLWIGQISGIFFILGLNFLGIDLFLKIFIGLGVLNLALSFLLKESPLMLGAKVQENSLSRK from the coding sequence ATGCGTGAAAACCAAGTAAAGGTATACGGCTACAGATGGGTGATTCTTGGTCTATACGCACTCATTACGGCGATTATCCAAATCCAATGGCTGACTTTTGCGCCTATAGCCAGAGAAGCTAAAGTATTTTACGATGTTTCAAGCCTTCAAATAGATCTTCTCTCCCTCATTTTTATGGGAGTATTCGTGTTAATGGCGATCCCTGCTTCTTATATCATCGATACTTACGGAATTAAGATCGGAGTAGGAGTAGGCGCTGTTCTTACTGGAATTTTCTCCTTAAGCAAAGGAGTTTACGCAGATAATTTTAACATAGTGATCGCATCTCAAATCGGTTTAGCGATCGCACAACCTTTCATATTAAACGCAGTCACAAAAGTCAGCGTTCAATGGTTCCCAATTACTGAAAGAGCGACCGCAGTAGCAATCGGAACCTTAGCGCAATTTGTAGGTATCATTTTAGTAATGGCGATCACTCCTAGAATGTTAGGAGAAGTGAATCCAAATCCTCAAGAGATCCCCGGAATTCTTTTAAATTATGGATTAGTAGCTATGGTTGGAGCTGTAGTTTTCTTGGCGTTCTTTAAAGAGAAACCTCCAACTGCTCCTGATAATTCAAATCTGCGAGATTCTAAATTTAAAGTATTCGAAGGTTTAAAACATATCTTAAGCCAAAAAGATATGAGAAAATCTCTGCTTCTATTCCTGATTGGTTTAGGAGTATTTAATGCAGTCAGCACTTGTATAGACCAGATCTGCGAAACAAAACATCTGAACATGACCCAGTCCGGAGAAATTGCAGGAATGATGTTAATGTCAGGAATTATCGCAGGCATTTTCGTTCCATTAATCTCAGATAAGATTGGTAAAAGGCAACCTTTCTTAGTGATCTCTATGGCAGGATTTTTGCCTGGAATGTTATTATTCTCCTTAGCGAATGATTATACATTAGTATTAACTGGAGCATTCTTGATTGGATTCTTCTTACTCGGGATCGGTGCTCCAATCGGATTCCAATATTGCGCAGAGATCACTTCTCCGGCACCCGAATCATCTTCTCAAGGACTTTTACTTTGGATTGGGCAGATATCTGGGATCTTCTTTATCTTAGGTCTGAACTTTTTAGGAATTGATCTATTCTTAAAAATATTTATAGGTCTTGGAGTATTAAACTTAGCTTTGTCTTTCTTACTGAAAGAATCTCCTTTGATGTTAGGAGCAAAAGTACAAGAGAATTCTCTCTCCAGAAAATAA
- a CDS encoding NADH:flavin oxidoreductase/NADH oxidase family protein → MSENFMIQALSKEGISSEYKLPNGQILKNRIVKASMEEGLSDKEFLPSQRLFKLYERWSQSGAGLLLTGNVMVDVNGLTGPGNVILRKDMDLSPLKKWAEIGQSGESKIWMQINHPGRQTFGFITETPVAPSPIKVHIPGRMFAKVFGEPRELRGEEIKVLIQKFIDAAVIAEKAGFNGVEVHSAHGYLLNQFLSPITNIRKDEWGGSLENRTRFLLEVLKGIKASVRSDFGIGVKLNSADFQGGGFQEEDSIQVIKMLEPIGLDLLEISGGNYESPAMQGTGTNKREAYFLDFAKKAKEITKIPLLVTGGFRSKSVMEEAIISKEADLVGIAAPFAFHPTFVNGLLSGKIEKVSIEIPKLSNPALNSLSKMSAIRLQFRRMGEGKEPRLPGSLIWNMIQDQIRGRRNAKNYRKFLERISSNRITY, encoded by the coding sequence GTGAGTGAGAATTTTATGATCCAGGCATTATCAAAGGAAGGAATTTCATCCGAATATAAACTTCCAAACGGCCAAATACTCAAAAACAGAATTGTTAAAGCATCTATGGAAGAAGGTCTTTCGGATAAGGAATTTCTTCCTAGCCAAAGATTATTCAAACTTTATGAAAGATGGTCCCAATCAGGCGCGGGACTTCTTCTTACCGGAAACGTAATGGTGGACGTAAATGGACTAACAGGTCCGGGCAATGTGATCTTAAGAAAAGACATGGATCTTTCTCCCCTAAAAAAATGGGCAGAGATTGGCCAATCCGGCGAATCCAAAATTTGGATGCAGATCAATCATCCAGGAAGGCAAACATTTGGTTTTATTACTGAAACACCTGTTGCACCTTCTCCAATAAAAGTTCATATACCTGGCAGAATGTTCGCCAAAGTTTTTGGAGAACCAAGAGAATTAAGGGGAGAAGAGATCAAAGTCCTCATCCAAAAATTCATAGATGCTGCTGTCATAGCCGAAAAGGCAGGGTTTAACGGAGTAGAAGTTCATTCTGCTCATGGATATTTATTAAATCAGTTCCTTTCTCCAATTACTAATATTAGAAAAGATGAATGGGGTGGTTCTTTGGAAAATCGGACCAGGTTCCTTTTGGAAGTTCTAAAAGGTATTAAAGCATCTGTTCGATCCGATTTTGGAATTGGAGTTAAATTAAATTCTGCGGACTTCCAAGGTGGAGGTTTCCAAGAAGAAGATTCTATCCAAGTAATCAAAATGCTCGAACCGATCGGTTTGGATCTTCTGGAAATTTCAGGGGGGAATTATGAATCTCCTGCGATGCAAGGAACAGGCACAAACAAAAGAGAAGCTTACTTTTTAGATTTTGCTAAAAAGGCAAAAGAGATCACTAAAATTCCTCTACTAGTAACCGGAGGATTCAGAAGCAAATCTGTAATGGAAGAAGCTATTATTTCCAAAGAAGCAGACTTAGTTGGGATCGCTGCACCTTTTGCATTTCATCCTACATTCGTAAATGGATTACTTTCTGGAAAAATAGAAAAGGTCTCTATAGAAATACCAAAACTTTCTAATCCTGCATTAAATTCACTTTCTAAGATGTCCGCGATCCGTCTTCAGTTTAGAAGAATGGGAGAAGGAAAAGAACCTAGGCTACCAGGTTCTTTGATTTGGAATATGATACAAGATCAGATCAGAGGAAGACGTAACGCTAAAAATTACCGAAAATTTTTGGAACGAATTTCTTCAAATCGGATCACATACTGA
- a CDS encoding TetR/AcrR family transcriptional regulator: MKLNKSKPGWKKMPEEVRKESILQAAMQCFFSKGFERTSVQDIADAAGLTKGGIYFHFESKEEIRDTLIQNFLSWERFGFEEPEVKALPPHLRLVEYLERLANRLAVEGNCSPRLFAEATACGAMEKEILSFYDSLEKLFAKTIKESQENGKIREDLSPELSARTLLALFDGLQIQSDISNKRALQTVGREVLKVFMKSMLFLPQDNCEI; this comes from the coding sequence ATGAAACTGAACAAATCTAAGCCTGGCTGGAAAAAAATGCCGGAGGAGGTTCGAAAGGAATCTATCCTTCAGGCAGCCATGCAATGTTTCTTTAGCAAGGGTTTCGAAAGGACCTCTGTTCAGGACATAGCGGATGCGGCCGGACTCACAAAAGGTGGGATCTATTTCCATTTCGAAAGCAAAGAAGAGATCAGAGACACTCTCATCCAAAACTTTTTATCTTGGGAAAGGTTCGGATTCGAAGAACCCGAAGTAAAAGCGCTTCCTCCTCATCTGCGCTTGGTAGAATATTTAGAAAGACTCGCAAACCGTCTGGCAGTGGAAGGAAATTGCAGCCCTCGCCTATTTGCAGAAGCGACTGCTTGCGGCGCAATGGAAAAAGAAATATTAAGTTTTTATGATTCTTTAGAAAAACTTTTCGCTAAGACGATTAAAGAATCTCAGGAAAATGGTAAGATCAGAGAAGATCTTTCACCAGAACTTTCTGCCAGGACATTACTCGCACTTTTTGACGGATTGCAGATACAGTCAGATATTTCTAATAAGAGAGCTTTACAGACTGTCGGAAGAGAAGTCCTAAAAGTGTTTATGAAATCTATGTTATTCCTTCCTCAGGATAACTGCGAAATTTGA
- a CDS encoding flagellar assembly protein FlaA: MSWKKSKIYLFQIFSLIMLGGIFFLSESILPKDLSGIYKEYVVQDFETEVFGEENVKAKLGPDFSPEVRISTVFRTPERESEKSLYVELSAEKNQSFQILFKKPWSSKEFVKEFKFHVYANDGGGSLFVLVRDSSLDQKKILLTHFNFSGWKVLSLDITRKVRQDDLVTHQNSELVFLGFLYEAPFERKRGTREVFVIDDILAKTRPKYLLFPGEKALVK, from the coding sequence ATGAGCTGGAAAAAATCCAAGATCTATCTATTTCAAATTTTTTCCTTAATCATGCTCGGCGGAATTTTCTTTTTATCCGAATCGATCTTGCCCAAAGATCTTTCCGGAATTTATAAAGAATACGTAGTCCAAGATTTCGAGACTGAAGTTTTCGGAGAAGAAAACGTAAAAGCAAAATTGGGTCCTGATTTCAGTCCGGAAGTAAGGATCTCCACTGTATTTAGAACTCCAGAAAGAGAATCCGAAAAATCTTTGTATGTAGAACTGAGCGCTGAAAAAAACCAATCCTTTCAGATCTTATTCAAAAAACCTTGGTCCTCTAAAGAATTCGTGAAAGAATTCAAGTTTCATGTTTATGCAAATGATGGTGGTGGTTCTCTTTTTGTTTTGGTAAGAGATTCCAGTTTAGATCAAAAAAAGATATTACTCACACATTTTAATTTTTCAGGTTGGAAAGTATTATCCTTAGACATCACTCGTAAAGTGAGACAAGACGATCTAGTCACTCATCAAAATTCTGAACTTGTATTCTTAGGATTTTTATACGAAGCTCCTTTCGAAAGAAAAAGAGGTACTAGAGAAGTTTTCGTAATAGATGATATTCTTGCGAAGACGAGACCTAAATATCTTTTGTTTCCAGGCGAGAAGGCCTTAGTAAAATAA
- a CDS encoding NAD(P)-dependent oxidoreductase translates to MSLPILFYPEGTVGASEIFSHFRNLDVRSYPAKSPEEIEKFKPTVLIANTRLKVNQETCRMFPSVKIFATVSSGTDHVNFSDLKKESRVFINSPGSNAGSVAEYCWVSLLHFFSEEELRKKKVGIIGFGNTGKTFAKILEEKKVPYIYNDPFIKDHSQPLDEILKCSIVSLHVPLTANGPYPTVNILDKDKISKLKEDTLLINTSRGEVWSEETFQTILDRTDLYKVMDVFYPEPPKGKIAEQMASLENSIFTPHIAGYSQLGRLLGTYKLAEKLCILYKENKLPPLSKFLKSNQPISTETFLKEEDQKLRESWKNADWEYFERRRNSYPARKDLGLANLD, encoded by the coding sequence ATGTCTCTTCCTATTCTTTTTTATCCGGAAGGAACCGTCGGGGCTTCGGAAATTTTTTCTCATTTCCGGAACTTAGATGTAAGATCATATCCTGCCAAATCCCCAGAAGAGATCGAAAAGTTTAAACCTACTGTATTAATTGCAAATACTAGACTCAAGGTAAATCAAGAGACCTGTCGGATGTTTCCTAGCGTAAAAATTTTTGCAACAGTGAGTTCTGGAACAGATCATGTGAATTTTTCGGATCTAAAAAAAGAATCCAGAGTATTCATTAATTCTCCAGGAAGCAATGCGGGTTCTGTTGCTGAATATTGTTGGGTCTCTCTTCTTCATTTTTTTTCGGAAGAAGAACTTAGAAAAAAGAAAGTTGGCATCATCGGCTTCGGAAATACGGGCAAAACATTCGCCAAAATTTTAGAAGAGAAGAAGGTCCCATATATCTATAACGACCCCTTTATCAAGGATCATTCTCAACCTTTGGATGAGATATTAAAATGTTCTATTGTAAGTCTTCATGTCCCTCTTACTGCTAATGGCCCTTATCCAACAGTGAATATACTGGACAAAGATAAAATTTCCAAATTGAAAGAAGATACACTTCTTATAAACACAAGTAGAGGAGAAGTTTGGTCGGAAGAAACTTTTCAAACTATTTTGGATAGAACAGATCTATATAAGGTAATGGACGTGTTTTATCCGGAACCTCCTAAAGGAAAAATTGCAGAACAAATGGCGAGTTTAGAAAATTCAATTTTCACTCCTCATATCGCAGGTTATAGCCAACTAGGAAGATTACTTGGCACATATAAGCTTGCGGAGAAGTTATGCATTCTATATAAAGAAAACAAACTTCCTCCACTTTCAAAATTTTTGAAATCGAATCAGCCAATCTCTACTGAAACTTTTTTAAAAGAAGAAGATCAGAAATTAAGAGAATCTTGGAAGAATGCAGACTGGGAATATTTTGAGAGAAGAAGGAACTCTTACCCAGCGAGAAAAGATTTGGGACTCGCGAATTTAGATTAG
- a CDS encoding lipase secretion chaperone, which yields MLERLKEIPPKIWLFASGFLILIVLIVFLLWEPGSAGREFGFDGGDSPGFTVTQNENGEWIINPEIMATSRELYKDGQWLSYDEILKYAANGELDLVSSLWELRRKCPADYTPEQCNEIVKAFILEQYPGADGERLVGLFRKYLSYEMVLREFEQPKGKSQEEIYEIIKKKRRELFSDQDAKLIFGLEEAEKEFQYGYDQFLSEVKNLPGDKKLARYEEYRKGVYGNYYNTIYKREPKFNKYETELYFKETDLNKLSAAEKDPQVRAIREKYFGKDGADRIEKVLKEIDAEKKREDQTAQEEQTWLKAHPTARPEERDKALNEIRVKILGQEEAEAYGRRKALEEDQRRLQGK from the coding sequence ATGTTAGAACGTTTAAAAGAAATCCCCCCGAAAATCTGGCTTTTTGCCTCTGGTTTTTTAATCCTTATAGTATTGATTGTATTCCTTCTCTGGGAGCCAGGTTCGGCCGGCAGAGAATTTGGTTTTGATGGAGGAGATTCTCCAGGCTTTACTGTAACTCAAAACGAGAATGGAGAATGGATTATCAATCCAGAGATCATGGCTACTTCTCGCGAATTATATAAAGACGGCCAATGGTTAAGCTATGATGAGATCTTAAAGTATGCTGCAAATGGAGAATTGGATCTTGTATCTTCTCTTTGGGAATTGAGAAGGAAATGTCCTGCAGATTATACCCCAGAACAATGTAATGAAATAGTAAAAGCATTTATCTTAGAACAATATCCTGGAGCGGATGGAGAAAGGCTCGTTGGTCTTTTTAGGAAATATCTTTCTTATGAGATGGTATTAAGAGAATTCGAACAACCTAAAGGCAAAAGCCAGGAAGAAATTTACGAAATCATAAAGAAGAAGAGAAGAGAACTTTTTTCAGACCAAGATGCTAAACTGATCTTTGGATTAGAAGAAGCGGAGAAGGAGTTCCAATATGGATATGACCAATTCCTGAGCGAAGTCAAAAATCTTCCTGGAGATAAAAAGCTCGCGAGATATGAAGAATATCGTAAGGGAGTTTATGGAAATTATTATAATACGATCTATAAAAGAGAGCCTAAGTTCAATAAATACGAAACTGAACTTTATTTTAAAGAAACAGATCTGAACAAATTATCCGCTGCAGAAAAAGATCCTCAGGTGCGTGCAATCCGAGAAAAATATTTCGGAAAAGACGGAGCTGACAGGATCGAAAAAGTCTTAAAAGAGATTGATGCAGAAAAGAAGAGAGAAGATCAAACCGCACAAGAAGAACAAACTTGGCTCAAAGCTCATCCGACTGCAAGACCTGAAGAAAGAGATAAAGCTTTGAATGAGATCAGAGTTAAAATTTTAGGCCAAGAAGAAGCAGAGGCTTATGGTAGAAGAAAAGCCTTAGAAGAAGACCAAAGACGTTTGCAAGGCAAATGA
- a CDS encoding apolipoprotein N-acyltransferase: MIRFSRNPIRPFLYLIGIASGILFGMEPFEFFPAGGLSALCAYILFLELREWKLKSAIFWLLGLSQVINLIVFFWIPSSISAISGAGAGISWILFLVYGIFSHFKLIIFYLGWNFSLLLYNKYINSPERFTIFGWLIFPIWGVLSDLIMPQLFPWYWGNLAEGNLSFSQIASWTGIFGVGFFLLLGSSSLVLIRNPSLKRYGIAGILIFGIVWTLGSFRLYSAPDYTVPNSTPAIEDGILKLSGVLIQPNTSPGKRELAENPEFVGQTISTSLELGLRSSLETSPPPDLLFLPESAIPFHGTIPNENPGQGVYSSTFHGALMYLTYKSGADILYNELNRFPEGLKNQVTLLSSSNGEVERYDKRRLLAFGEYIPFESTFPFLRKLFKETSFYITGGDPKPLIGNRSLRRERIPSLPTEEETPLIQNPDHFRPILTSSGKEENVSYQILPLICYEAMFSYLVRDSVKFASKNTYTFFVNPTNDSWFSSDIEAWQHAGAVRFRAIEFGLTLVRPAVTGISLAVDPYGRNLNHPTRYGEKDTRSFLLPATKLKEGGNTFYSEWGNLPFYLYTILVFTLFFLVGKKAFFKTKG; this comes from the coding sequence ATGATCCGGTTTTCCAGAAATCCGATCCGTCCATTCTTATACCTGATCGGAATTGCGTCCGGAATCCTTTTCGGAATGGAGCCCTTCGAATTTTTTCCAGCGGGAGGGCTCTCCGCGTTATGTGCCTATATTCTATTTTTGGAATTAAGAGAGTGGAAACTTAAATCTGCTATTTTCTGGCTATTAGGACTCTCTCAGGTCATTAACCTGATCGTGTTTTTTTGGATCCCCTCCTCTATTTCTGCAATTTCAGGAGCAGGCGCTGGCATTTCCTGGATCCTATTTCTCGTGTATGGGATCTTCTCTCATTTTAAACTAATCATCTTTTACTTGGGATGGAATTTTAGTTTATTATTATATAATAAGTATATAAACTCTCCGGAAAGATTTACCATATTCGGTTGGTTGATTTTTCCGATTTGGGGAGTTTTATCCGATCTGATCATGCCTCAACTGTTTCCTTGGTACTGGGGAAATTTAGCCGAAGGAAATCTTTCTTTTTCTCAAATCGCATCTTGGACTGGAATATTTGGAGTAGGATTTTTTCTACTCTTAGGAAGTTCCTCTTTAGTATTGATCAGAAATCCTTCCCTAAAAAGATACGGGATAGCTGGGATCCTTATCTTTGGGATAGTCTGGACTTTAGGAAGTTTCAGACTTTATTCTGCTCCTGATTATACTGTTCCAAATTCCACTCCTGCAATAGAAGATGGGATCTTAAAACTTTCAGGAGTTCTAATACAACCAAACACTAGTCCTGGTAAAAGAGAATTAGCTGAAAATCCTGAATTTGTAGGACAAACAATTAGCACAAGTCTCGAATTGGGCCTTCGTTCTTCTTTGGAAACTTCTCCGCCTCCCGATCTTTTATTTTTGCCTGAGTCTGCGATTCCATTTCATGGAACAATTCCGAATGAAAATCCGGGACAAGGAGTGTATTCTTCTACATTCCATGGCGCTCTAATGTATCTAACTTACAAATCAGGTGCAGATATTTTATACAATGAATTGAATCGTTTTCCGGAAGGTTTAAAAAATCAGGTAACACTTCTTTCTTCTTCCAATGGAGAGGTAGAACGTTACGATAAAAGAAGATTACTTGCTTTCGGAGAATATATTCCTTTCGAGTCTACATTTCCTTTTTTAAGAAAACTGTTTAAGGAAACTTCCTTTTATATAACTGGAGGAGATCCTAAACCTCTTATTGGAAATCGTTCCTTGAGAAGAGAAAGAATTCCTTCTTTACCTACAGAAGAGGAGACTCCTTTGATCCAAAATCCGGATCATTTTCGTCCAATTTTAACCAGCTCAGGTAAAGAAGAAAATGTTTCCTATCAGATCTTACCTTTGATCTGTTATGAGGCAATGTTTTCCTATCTTGTAAGAGATTCAGTAAAATTCGCTTCTAAGAATACATATACTTTTTTTGTAAATCCTACGAATGATTCTTGGTTCTCTTCAGATATAGAAGCTTGGCAACATGCAGGAGCTGTTCGATTTAGAGCAATAGAATTTGGGCTTACTTTAGTACGCCCTGCAGTCACAGGAATTTCACTCGCAGTGGATCCGTATGGCAGAAATTTAAATCATCCAACAAGATATGGAGAAAAAGATACCAGATCCTTCCTGCTTCCAGCTACAAAATTGAAAGAAGGCGGAAATACATTCTATTCCGAATGGGGAAATCTTCCTTTTTATCTATATACTATTCTGGTATTCACGTTATTCTTTCTTGTAGGAAAAAAGGCATTTTTCAAAACTAAGGGTTAG
- a CDS encoding ribonuclease H-like domain-containing protein — protein sequence MLEHTFCHLPGIDVIEEGKLWDQGILHWDELREVLKEKVKSPSDMHSRLLLDSLDFSRKEMNRKNWDYFFFALPSQQKWRLFPIIRENLLYLDIETSGLGNGDFVTVVGTYDGKDFKTYLRGRNMDDFPEELSSSHVFVTYNGAAFDVPFLEREFGKKFKNRHLDLMYILRSLGIKGGLKGCEKALGIKRDLPYEVNGADAVRLWWQYVQYDDQDALDLLLKYNKEDVVNLELLFIKAYNLKIKETRFFGEVIPEI from the coding sequence TTGTTAGAACATACATTCTGCCATCTCCCTGGTATCGATGTGATCGAAGAAGGGAAACTCTGGGACCAAGGAATTCTTCATTGGGATGAACTCAGAGAAGTATTAAAAGAAAAAGTAAAGTCTCCTTCCGATATGCATTCCAGATTATTATTGGACTCTCTGGATTTTTCTAGAAAGGAAATGAATAGAAAGAACTGGGATTATTTTTTCTTCGCTCTACCCAGCCAACAAAAATGGAGATTATTCCCAATCATCCGAGAAAATCTTCTCTATTTAGATATTGAAACTTCCGGTTTAGGTAATGGTGATTTCGTAACCGTTGTAGGAACTTATGACGGTAAAGATTTCAAAACATATCTTAGAGGAAGGAATATGGATGATTTTCCTGAAGAACTTTCTTCTTCTCATGTTTTTGTAACTTATAATGGTGCGGCATTCGATGTTCCTTTTTTAGAAAGAGAATTCGGTAAAAAATTCAAGAACCGTCATTTGGATCTAATGTATATTCTGAGAAGTCTCGGGATCAAAGGTGGTTTGAAAGGTTGCGAGAAGGCCTTAGGTATAAAAAGAGACCTTCCTTATGAAGTAAATGGTGCGGATGCAGTTCGATTATGGTGGCAGTATGTTCAGTACGATGACCAAGACGCATTAGATCTTCTTTTAAAATATAATAAAGAAGATGTGGTTAACCTAGAACTTTTGTTTATTAAAGCCTATAACTTAAAAATCAAAGAAACTCGCTTTTTCGGAGAAGTTATCCCTGAGATTTAA